From a region of the Triticum aestivum cultivar Chinese Spring chromosome 7D, IWGSC CS RefSeq v2.1, whole genome shotgun sequence genome:
- the LOC123169010 gene encoding WAT1-related protein At3g30340-like — translation MGSGGLLLPTVVMLLLNVLSAVMVALVKVAMAGGLDPLVLVTLQQLAAAIFLGPIAHFTEGKSRPKMTLEIFAYLFVSAALGAAMRQYMVFVGLRYTTATFVSAFSNIAPVLTFVLAVATRSESLHLRAATGAAKLAGTLVSLAGAMLLTFYRGVALTHPNSAHQLHRSPSSPPSPGADSGRQWTLGTVAILGNCVCLACWYLLQGRIARKYPYVYSCNAFLSTFSFLQVAVVGLCVKRNLAAWIITNRFQILTILYSGVVATGVSFVLLTWCIQKRGAVFVAAFVPVSQVIVCIMDVTVLHEPLYLGSVVGSVIVIGGLYLLLWGKRQEALQQQPEVAKDDQEQQQQQRQQVQSQP, via the exons ATGGGGAGCGGCGGGTTGTTGTTGCCGACCGTGGTGATGCTGTTGCTCAACGTGTTGTCGGCGGTGATGGTGGCGCTGGTCAAGGTGGCCATGGCCGGCGGCCTCGACCCGCTCGTGCTCGTCACGCTGCAGCAGCtcgccgccgccatcttcctcgGCCCCATCGCGCACTTCACAGAGGG CAAGTCGAGGCCCAAGATGACGCTCGAGATCTTCGCCTACCTCTTCGTCAGCGCCGCGCTCGG GGCGGCGATGAGGCAGTACATGGTCTTCGTGGGGCTGCGCTACACCACGGCGACCTTCGTCAGCGCCTTCTCCAACATCGCGCCCGTGCTCACCTTCGTGCTCGCCGTCGCCACCCGCTCCGAGTCGCTCCACCTCAGGGCCGCCACCGGTGCCGCCAAGCTCGCCGGCACGCTCGTCTCGCTCGCCGGCGCCATGCTGCTCACCTTCTACAGAGGCGTGGCCCTCACCCACCCCAACAGCGCCCACCAGCTCCACCGCTCCccttcatccccgccgtcgccaGGAGCGGACTCCGGCAGGCAGTGGACGCTGGGCACGGTGGCGATCCTCGGCAACTGCGTCTGCCTCGCCTGCTGGTACCTGCTCCAGGGCAGGATCGCCAGGAAGTACCCCTACGTCTACTCCTGCAACGCCTTCCTGTCCACCTTCAGCTTCCTCCAGGTCGCTGTCGTCGGCCTCTGCGTGAAGCGCAACCTCGCCGCCTGGATCATCACCAACAGGTTCCAGATCCTCACGATCCTCTACTCC GGCGTGGTGGCGACGGGCGTGTCCTTCGTGCTGCTGACGTGGTGCATCCAGAAGCGGGGGGCTGTGTTCGTCGCCGCCTTCGTCCCGGTGTCGCAGGTCATCGTCTGCATCATGGACGTCACCGTCCTGCATGAACCGCTCTACCTTGGAAG TGTGGTGGGATCTGTGATTGTGATAGGTGGCCTGTATCTTCTGCTGTGGGGCAAGAGGCAGGAGGCCTTGCAGCAGCAGCCAGAAGTTGCTAAAGATGACCaagaacagcagcagcagcagcggcagcaagtGCAGTCGCAGCCATGA